One stretch of Leadbetterella byssophila DSM 17132 DNA includes these proteins:
- the bamA gene encoding outer membrane protein assembly factor BamA, whose amino-acid sequence MTYFFRLFFVLLLLSGLTANAQRIGVGRQSTPTAPTSLVDYNNPKEYIIGGITVVGVQYLDKNTLISVAGLNVNEKITIPGERITTAIRRLMDQGILEDVSINITSIEDNKVFLELDLRERPRLNKIVLNGIRNGQKETIEEKIKTYKGKVITEAMVKNMQNIIKKHYLDKGFLHTKVQAQQINDTIRTSTAQIVFNIDRGKKARIDKIEIEGLNEVPKWRALSKMKGTKEKAPLRIFNPSKFREKKYKEDKEKLIAFLNKNGYRNANIDKDSVYINPNGNVGIKLEVTEGQRFYYRNITWVGNYVRNTDTLNLILGIEKGDVYNPEDLQKRLNGKPTGGDVSSYYQDDGYLYFNVEPVEVAVVGDSIDIELRIREGKQATISKIILNGNTKTSDHVVLREILTKPGQKFSRSDLVESVQSLTRLGYFDPQKIDPKPVPQADGTVNIEYTVEEKSSDNIELSGGYSAMQGIIGTFGVVFNNFSIRKIFDFKEYKPLPKGDGQKFSIRLQANGGFQNYSLSFSEPWLGGKKPNSLTVSLWHSVQDLGKMYDRYRRYYANSAYADYYNTLYSSAYYNGYFKNTGLSVGFGKRLNWPDRNFNFSSSLSYQFYDVKDSWYLRGFSNGVAHDLSLGFNLSRYSLDNPQFTRTGSNVSLSGTFNPPYSGLGIEPKNNRMFIEGHKWMFDLDWYTPVVGKFIFHAKANMGFLGRYNSKNDYSPFGRFVLGGAGMGMQNSNSIGIELIGLRGYEEGIVYEPTYNEAADVLNQSAYTRQGGIIYNKYAVELRYPVSLNAQATIYLLTFAEAGNSWGSYKDFNPFKIRRSAGVGARVFMAAFGLLGIDYGYAFDPIPGLPNQGKKAFTFSIGQQIR is encoded by the coding sequence ATGACGTATTTTTTTAGACTTTTCTTTGTTCTTCTACTTTTATCTGGTTTGACTGCTAATGCACAGAGAATTGGTGTAGGTAGACAATCTACTCCTACAGCACCCACTTCTTTGGTTGATTACAACAACCCTAAAGAATATATCATAGGCGGGATTACCGTGGTAGGAGTTCAGTATTTAGATAAGAATACTTTAATCTCTGTAGCAGGTTTAAATGTTAATGAGAAAATCACCATTCCCGGAGAGAGAATCACTACGGCTATCCGTAGATTGATGGATCAGGGTATCTTGGAAGATGTTTCTATAAATATTACTAGTATAGAAGATAACAAGGTATTTCTTGAACTAGACTTGAGGGAGAGACCCCGATTAAATAAGATTGTTTTGAATGGTATTCGGAACGGTCAAAAAGAAACCATAGAAGAGAAGATCAAAACCTATAAAGGGAAAGTGATCACTGAAGCTATGGTGAAGAACATGCAAAACATTATCAAGAAGCACTATTTAGATAAGGGATTTTTGCATACCAAAGTTCAGGCCCAGCAAATCAACGATACCATTCGTACTAGCACCGCGCAGATCGTATTTAATATTGATAGAGGGAAAAAAGCGAGAATTGATAAGATTGAAATTGAAGGACTTAATGAAGTTCCTAAATGGAGAGCTTTGTCAAAGATGAAGGGTACCAAAGAGAAAGCCCCTTTGCGTATTTTCAATCCTTCTAAGTTTAGAGAGAAGAAATACAAGGAAGATAAAGAGAAGCTGATTGCGTTCCTCAATAAGAACGGATACCGTAACGCTAATATCGATAAGGACTCTGTATACATCAATCCAAATGGGAATGTAGGGATTAAACTGGAGGTAACGGAAGGGCAGAGGTTCTATTACAGAAATATCACATGGGTAGGAAACTATGTACGTAATACAGATACATTGAATCTGATTTTGGGCATAGAAAAAGGAGATGTTTATAATCCTGAAGATCTTCAGAAGAGACTTAATGGTAAACCTACCGGTGGTGACGTGAGTTCCTATTATCAGGATGATGGTTATCTGTATTTTAACGTAGAACCGGTAGAAGTAGCAGTGGTAGGTGACTCTATTGATATAGAACTTAGAATTAGAGAGGGTAAGCAGGCTACCATTTCAAAGATCATTTTGAATGGTAATACTAAGACTAGTGACCACGTAGTGCTTCGTGAGATCCTTACTAAGCCGGGACAGAAATTCAGTAGGTCAGATTTAGTGGAGAGCGTTCAAAGTTTAACCCGTTTGGGATACTTTGATCCTCAGAAAATAGACCCTAAACCTGTTCCTCAGGCTGACGGAACGGTGAATATTGAGTATACGGTAGAAGAGAAATCTTCTGATAATATAGAGTTATCTGGGGGGTATTCTGCCATGCAAGGTATTATCGGTACCTTCGGGGTAGTCTTTAATAACTTCTCTATCCGTAAGATTTTTGACTTTAAAGAATACAAACCTTTACCTAAAGGTGACGGACAGAAGTTTTCCATTCGTTTGCAAGCGAATGGTGGTTTCCAGAACTACTCTCTATCTTTCTCTGAGCCATGGTTAGGAGGTAAGAAACCTAATTCCTTGACCGTGTCGCTTTGGCACTCCGTACAGGATTTAGGAAAGATGTACGATAGATATAGAAGGTATTATGCAAACTCTGCTTATGCTGACTACTATAATACTCTTTATAGCAGTGCTTATTATAACGGTTACTTTAAGAACACCGGTTTGTCTGTGGGCTTTGGTAAACGTTTGAACTGGCCGGATAGGAACTTTAACTTCAGCTCAAGCTTAAGTTATCAGTTCTATGATGTGAAGGATTCCTGGTATCTACGTGGATTCAGCAATGGTGTAGCTCACGACTTGTCTCTTGGATTTAACCTTTCCAGATACAGCTTAGATAATCCACAGTTTACCCGTACAGGTTCTAATGTGTCCTTGAGCGGTACGTTTAACCCTCCTTATTCCGGATTAGGTATAGAGCCTAAGAATAATAGAATGTTTATAGAAGGGCATAAATGGATGTTTGACTTAGACTGGTATACGCCGGTAGTAGGTAAGTTTATTTTCCATGCTAAGGCCAATATGGGCTTCTTAGGAAGATACAATAGCAAGAATGATTATAGCCCATTCGGAAGATTTGTACTAGGTGGTGCAGGTATGGGAATGCAGAACAGTAACAGTATCGGTATTGAACTGATAGGTTTAAGAGGATACGAAGAAGGTATAGTATATGAGCCTACTTATAATGAGGCTGCGGATGTCTTGAATCAGAGTGCATATACGCGTCAAGGTGGTATCATATATAATAAATACGCTGTGGAGCTAAGATATCCTGTGTCACTGAATGCTCAGGCTACTATCTATCTATTGACCTTTGCAGAGGCCGGTAATAGCTGGGGAAGTTATAAGGACTTCAATCCATTCAAGATTCGTAGGTCTGCGGGTGTGGGTGCCAGAGTATTTATGGCAGCCTTCGGTCTATTGGGTATAGATTATGGTTATGCATTTGACCCCATTCCGGGATTACCTAACCAAGGTAAGAAGGCATTTACCTTCAGTATAGGGCAGCAAATACGTTAA
- the proB gene encoding glutamate 5-kinase yields the protein MKKDILVIKFGTASLGNGEPDVQILKEIARQIAQLHKKHYLVIVSSGAVGAGKSFIPRYEATIAQKKAAAAIGNPLLLKMYQEVFAEYNIVVAQSLIEKQHFSQRPQFLQLKETYEELWKSDIIPIANENDVVSNRELKFSDNDELATLIASGFGAKKLMLCTASGGLLDPSGQIIPEVERIDEKILSYVLPSKTSLGSGGMASKLTFTHLANKMGIEVVIFGMKETDGILKAFRGESGTTFRAYPTKINARNKWLASSGISVGKVSIDKGAEDALKARKSLLHVGIKNYTGEFTKGELVEIQNEAGETIGVGKVRISSVDIPNSAGKNTLIIHADDLVVW from the coding sequence ATGAAAAAAGACATACTTGTCATCAAGTTTGGTACAGCATCCCTCGGGAACGGAGAACCTGATGTACAGATATTAAAAGAAATAGCAAGACAAATTGCACAACTTCATAAAAAGCATTACCTCGTTATAGTATCCTCAGGGGCAGTAGGTGCGGGAAAATCATTTATACCTCGCTACGAAGCTACTATCGCGCAAAAAAAAGCTGCGGCCGCTATAGGGAACCCCTTGCTACTAAAAATGTATCAGGAGGTATTTGCAGAGTATAATATTGTAGTGGCACAAAGTTTAATTGAGAAGCAACACTTTTCTCAAAGGCCACAATTTCTTCAGCTAAAAGAAACCTACGAAGAATTATGGAAGTCAGACATCATTCCTATAGCGAATGAAAATGACGTAGTAAGTAACAGAGAATTAAAGTTCTCTGATAACGACGAGTTAGCTACTTTAATAGCCAGCGGATTTGGGGCAAAGAAACTAATGCTTTGTACTGCCTCCGGTGGTCTATTGGACCCTTCCGGTCAAATAATTCCAGAAGTCGAACGAATAGACGAAAAAATTCTTTCCTACGTCCTTCCTTCAAAGACATCCCTAGGTTCAGGGGGCATGGCATCTAAACTGACCTTTACTCATTTGGCAAATAAAATGGGGATTGAAGTAGTGATCTTTGGAATGAAAGAAACAGATGGTATCCTAAAAGCTTTTAGAGGAGAAAGTGGAACTACTTTCCGAGCATACCCTACTAAGATCAATGCGCGAAATAAATGGCTTGCAAGCTCCGGAATCTCAGTAGGCAAGGTAAGTATAGACAAAGGTGCAGAAGATGCCTTGAAAGCCCGCAAAAGCTTATTACACGTAGGTATTAAAAACTACACAGGAGAATTCACCAAAGGTGAACTGGTAGAGATCCAAAATGAAGCTGGAGAAACGATTGGTGTAGGAAAGGTCAGGATATCCTCAGTGGATATTCCAAATTCTGCAGGGAAAAATACCCTCATCATCCATGCAGATGATTTAGTGGTCTGGTAA
- a CDS encoding OmpH family outer membrane protein, translating into MKKLGSLIILLMLALPGFSQKFGYIDSEYILSRMPEYKKAEETMNALTEQWTKEVSKKYEDVAQMKLKYQQEEILLTQDMRVERQKAIEKAEEDLKSYNNSIFGLNGMLFQKKKELLKPIVEQIYKTSEKIAKNHKLSFIFDKASDLSMFYADPRHDYTDFMLEELGLVNK; encoded by the coding sequence ATGAAAAAACTAGGGTCTTTAATCATATTGCTGATGTTGGCTCTTCCGGGATTTTCTCAGAAGTTTGGATACATCGATAGTGAATACATCCTGAGTAGAATGCCGGAATATAAAAAGGCAGAGGAGACCATGAATGCTTTGACTGAGCAGTGGACAAAGGAGGTTTCCAAAAAATACGAGGATGTGGCTCAGATGAAGTTGAAGTACCAACAGGAGGAGATTCTCTTAACGCAAGACATGCGGGTGGAGCGACAAAAGGCAATTGAAAAAGCGGAAGAGGACCTAAAGAGTTATAACAATAGTATTTTCGGATTAAATGGGATGTTGTTCCAAAAAAAGAAGGAATTGTTGAAGCCTATTGTGGAGCAGATCTATAAAACGTCCGAAAAAATTGCGAAGAACCATAAACTTAGCTTTATATTTGACAAGGCATCTGATCTGAGCATGTTCTATGCTGATCCGAGACATGACTATACGGATTTCATGTTAGAAGAGTTAGGTCTGGTAAATAAATAG
- a CDS encoding OmpH family outer membrane protein, whose product MRIKLFVTALALLASLTVNAQTSVKIGWTNVDHILQNLPDFKDIQTKLSTERAQYEKLFNEKLAEYQKLVEDYQKNAATMSEVIRKDKEKVIQNKQNELQELQQNSEAALTAKQQELLSPVMDKIQKGIEEVAKENNYTIVLNSDAGYGTTPVILVAPDADNITEKVFKKLGVTVPAASK is encoded by the coding sequence ATGAGAATCAAATTGTTTGTAACTGCGCTGGCACTTTTGGCAAGCCTAACCGTGAACGCCCAAACTAGCGTAAAAATTGGTTGGACTAATGTTGACCACATTTTGCAGAATCTACCTGATTTCAAAGACATACAGACCAAACTTTCTACAGAACGTGCTCAGTACGAGAAATTGTTTAACGAGAAATTGGCTGAATATCAGAAGTTAGTAGAAGATTATCAAAAGAATGCGGCTACTATGTCTGAAGTTATCCGCAAAGACAAAGAGAAAGTAATTCAAAACAAGCAAAACGAATTGCAGGAATTACAACAAAACTCTGAAGCAGCTTTAACTGCTAAGCAGCAAGAACTTCTAAGTCCTGTAATGGATAAGATCCAAAAAGGAATTGAGGAAGTAGCTAAAGAAAACAACTATACTATAGTACTTAACTCTGATGCAGGTTATGGTACTACTCCGGTGATTTTAGTTGCTCCAGACGCAGACAATATTACTGAGAAAGTATTCAAAAAATTAGGAGTAACCGTTCCGGCAGCTTCTAAATAA